The stretch of DNA CCAAGCTGATGGAAGGCAGCGTCGCAGTAGAGTTCCACTACATACCCTACGCAATAGTGTTCAAGTCGCCCGCCTCAAGGGGGCTGGGGAGGCTAGTAGCTCATTCCCTGAAAACCCTCGCAAAACTCGAGCCCGCCGAGAGGCTCGGAATGCTGTATGATGCAGTCAGGAGGAGCAGAGCCTACCTGGTTAGGTTCTACCAGGTGGCTAAGAGGATGGGTGTTGTGGATCCCGACGCAACCCTCTCCCTCGATATTATAAGGAAGATGGCAGACGCTATGCAGGGAACGCCTGTTGACATCGAGACAGTTAAAGAGCTTGTGCATGAGAAGCTGGATATAGACGCTCTAAACAGATTCCTAGACGATGTAAGCGATGTAGCCGTGGTGGAGCTACAGCGCCTCTCCCCCCTCGCCAGGGAGACGCTTACCAACCCCTACCTGAGGGTGGATGCAGCGGTGAGCCTGAAGACTCTGGGTCTAGACAAGATAATAGAGGCCAAGAAGAGGAGGCTGTCGGAGAAGAGGATCGTGTTCTTATGTATCTCATGCGACAAGCGGCATGAGAAGAAGGTGGCAGAACTCCCCCGCGGAACGGCATACAGATGTCCATACTGCGGCTCTCTAGCCCTGGCACCCCTGCCTCCTACGGAGACAGGCGAGAGGCTCGCAGAGGCGTATACGAGGAAAAGGAAGGGTGCTAAGCTTTCTCGGGAGGAGGCGAAACTAGCCCGGGAGGTTGAGGAGAGGGCTAGACTCTACATCTCACTGGCTGTTGAGGGTAAGGCCAGGTATATTGCTGAAGCCCTGTCTGCGCAGGGCGTTGGGCCTAGGAGGGCTAGAAGCCTTCTGAGGGAGCTCCAGCTCTACGGCGAGAACCGTTTCTACCTTGCCCTCATAAAGGCTGAGGAGGACTATGTATCCAACAGGAGGTATTGGAAGAGCTAAGCCTCACTTCGGGGGAAAAAGGCTATCCCCGCCTCCAGCTTCTCGGGGGAGTGTTGGAGGCCGTCCTGCCCTCGGCCAAGATTAAAAACAGCTCTAAAACAACTATATACTATCCCGGGAGCCGCATCACATATCCACTAGGGTTAAACGGGTGCTAAACTGTGGGTAAGGAGTCTAGACTGAAGAAGGTTGTGGTTGTTGCTGACTGGGATGCCGATGGAGTTGTTTCGGCAGCCGAGATATACTACTCCCAAAAGTACAGAGAGGCCTTCCCCCACAAGGGGAAGGCTGTTGTGGAGATGGAGCCGTCCGGCCCACGTGGATTCCAGGATAAGGCAGGTTCTCTAAGCTGCGGGGATATAGTGGTGATACTCGACATTCCATATACAGATGAGGTTAAGGCGGGGCTTAAGACCTACGTTGACGGATGCCGGGAGAGGATAGAGTCTATACTATACTTCGACCACCATGACTCTACCCTGAAGAGATCCAGAGAGCTCGAGGCAGAGTTCGGCATCCTCCTCTTCTACGGGGTCATGCCTACCTCCCTTATAGTGAGGAACACCCTCGAAGCCGCGGGCATACGTCTCACGCCGAGGCTCAACAACTTCGTCAAAGGCGTGGCCGTGCTGGAGGGTGGAGGGAAGGCTGTGGGGGGCTTTGTGTCCAAGAGTATTGTGAACCTTACAGCGTCCATATCGAAGACCCTCAACAGGAGGAGGGACCCCGACGTCTGGAGGAGGTATGTGGAGTGGCTCGCTAACCCTCTACCATTCGAGCCTACAAAGCTTCCGGGGACCGGGGAGACCATAGTCGAGGCCAGCCTTGAGGAGTCTAGGGAGGCTGACGAGGAGGTCAAGAGGGTGGCTACAGACCTCGCCATGTCGTCGGTGAAGCTCGGGATAGTCTCATTCGTGGACGCCAGAGGCAAGTGGAAGAGGCCAGGCGCCTCAGCCCTAGCCAGCTTCGTACATAAAATAGTGAAGACGCCGGTAGCTCTACTCTTCGAGAGAGACGACGGCGTGAGGGTTTTGGTGCTGAGGTCCTCTGCTGGCGAGGCTAAAATGCTAGCTAAGGAGCTGGAGGAGCTGGGACTCGTCGAAGACCTAGGAGGACACGAGAATGTTGCCACAGCCAGGCTAAGAGAGGACACGACTCTCGAGAGGCTGACAAAGGGGCTAAGGAGAGCCTCGGTCAGCATAGTTGTGAAGAGAAACAGAGGGTGAGGGTAGCGTTTCGCCCTAAACGCACCCTTATGTATTAAACACTTTAAATATGCCGGGCACGGGTGGGGTCATCTCGGTCGCCCTCAGGCAGGCTACGGGAGCCGTGCAGCATACTGCCCACCTTGGGGGCATCAACTAAAGATTACAATCACCACGAATTAAGAGGGTTTTGCCTTGACGTCTATTCTCCACCAGGCTTACCCGACGGCTCTACACCCTACCTGAAAATATGGTCTTAGTTTAATACAGGAAGCTACAAACTGATGTTTAAGCCCTCTTGTATGGTGCCGCGGCCGGGATTTGAACCCGGGTCACGGGCTCGAAAGGCCCGCATACTGGGCCGGGCTATACTACCGCGGCTCCCCATTGCCGTATACATGCACTCGCGGCTTTAAGGGTTAGATGGAGCCGGGGCCGGGATTCGAACCCGGGAACTAACGGGTCTCTACGGGCCAGGTCCTCTGCAGCCCGCCGCCTTAGACCGCTCGGCCACCCCGGCCCCAGTTAGTGTTTAGGTTGTTAGGAGGTTTTAGAGGTTCACATCAGGGTGTCAGGGCGTGATTCTCTCTGTGTCTCTGGGGAGCATTCTCGCCTCCCTGATGTTCTCGAGCTTTAGGGTCTGCATCACTATCCTCTCTAGACCCATTCCTGCGCCGCCGTGTGGTGGCGCGCCGTGCTTGAAGAAGTCTAGGTAGAACTGGAAGCTCTCGGCGTCTAGCCCCTTGTCCCTCAGGTTCTCAAGGAGCCTGTGGTACCTGTGCTCCCTCTGCCCGCCCGTCACTATCTCCAGCCCCCTGTATAGCAGGTCGAAGCTGTATGTCCAGCTGGGCTCGTCATCCTTCCTCATAGTGTAGAAGGGCCTCACCTTCCACGGGTATTCTACTATGAAGACGAAGTCTGAGTCAAGCTCCTCGCCGGCATACGCGCCCATGAGCCTCTCTCCCTCGCTATCCAGGTCCTCGCCATACTCAACCTTCTTGCCGTACTTCTCCTCGAGTATCTCATAGGCCTTCCTCAATGGTATCTTTGGTATGCCCGAGGCAGGTATCCTAGGCAGCTCTACACCATACAGCTCCAGCACCCTCCTGCCATCCTCCTCAAGCATCCGTACTATAGCTCTCATGAAGCCCTCGACATAGTTCATCACGTCGTTGTAGCTCTCTATAAATCCAACCTCTATATCGAGGCTGTGGTACTCGTTCAAATGCCTCGAGGTGTGGTGCGGCTCCGCCCTAAAAACAGGGCCTATCTCGAAGACCCTCTCAAGCCCCGCTATGACTGCAAACTGCTTGTAGAACTGGGGGCTCTGGGCGAGGAAGGCAGTCTTGTCAAAGTAGACAACTGGGAACACCTCAGCCCCACTCTCGGTACCCGCAGCTACTATTTTCGGCGTGAATATCTCTACGAATCCCTGGCTCCAGTAGTAGTCCCTGAAAACCTTTGCAACCATCGCCTCAAGCTCAAATATGGCGGAGACCATGGGGTTCCTTATATCAAGCCACCTGTACTTGAGCCTCGTAGGAAGGGACGCCTTCTCAGAACCCTCGACCTCCAGGGGCAGAGGCTCCACAGGCGTGCTCAGGACCTCCAGCCTCTCCACCTTAACCTCAACACCCTCCCTTGTAGGAGCTTGCCGTAGCTCGCCTTCAACACATACAACCGACTCTAGCTTCAGGTCCTCGGCGGCCCTGAGGGCGTCTTCAGGGCTCTCCCCCCTTTTCACAGTCGCCTGTATAACACCACTCCTATCCCTAACGAGTATGAACTTGAGCCTGCCCAAATCCCTGATCCTATAGGCCCAGCCACAGACCCTCACTCTACCGCCTACGAGGCTCTCCTTGGAGGCGATTATGTCTGCTATAAACCTGTCCTTCAGCAACTCTAGACCTCACCCCACAGGCGGCCTCGGCCTCTAGGAAGGTGTTGACACGTGGGGCTAAAATAATGGTCTGCAGAAGTCTCGCTGCAGGATGTGTGCTTTAGGGAGATATTGTGACGAAGAAGATTGACCTGTATCTCGCGGCTATCCTCTGGAACTGTGAAACAGTCAGCTCATGGAGACCCTGGGGGGTATAGTCGCCCCTCACAATTATCTCAACAAGCCTCCTCTGCCAGCTGTCACCCTGCACTACGTATCTCGCCACTCCCGACGGCGTCTTTTCATACCTGAGAACTATGGGTATCCTGGCCAGCTTCCAGAAGTATGGGGGCGCTGCTTCCAGTATCCTCTCCACCTCCTCCTTGTCTAGCGTGTGGGCCTCGCCAGAGTGTAAGGTTATGGTTAGGCGGCCTCGGGAGGCTTCATAAAGGGTCACAGTCTCCCTGGGTATGTTCTGGGCTAGCCTCTTCGCCGTCTCCCTATACCTGGTCTCGATGTATTTCTTGCTAACCCTCCCCTGCGTCATCCGGCCTACCTACCTTCAAGCAGGCCTACTACCTCCTCATAACCGCGTATATCATGGCGTGGTCCCTGTCGAAGGGGTCTAAGTGTACAACATCCTTTATCTCGAGCCCCCCGTCCATAAGGGTCTTAATCTCCCTCTTGTAGACCTCGCTAGGCTCTGTGGTAACGTCTATGCTCCTCGCCTTTATGGCCATGAGCATGTAGCCGCCGTCCCGGAGGAAGAACCTCGCGTTCCTGACAACTATCGCCGCCTGCTCGGGCTGGGCCACGTCGGCGTAGAGGCCGTCGACACCCTCGACCAGGTGCCTATACTTCTCCGGGAACCTGGCGTCACCCAGTATTGGGAAGATGTTTCTTCTATCCCTAACAACGGTAAGAAGGTCTCTCATAACCCTCGGGGCGAACTCGACGCCGTAGATCCTGCCGCGGGGCCCTATTATGTCGCTCATATGGCTGGCGGTGGTGCCGCTGGCGATGCCGAGGTAGAGGATCCTATCGCCCTCCTTAACAGGCAGCTCTATTAGGCCCTTGAGTAGGGCGGCGGCGAGCTTGCTCCTATAGGCGTTCCACTCCCTATACTCCTCCCCGTTATACCTGAATATCCTCTCGCCATAGACCCTCTGGCCCGGGACTAGGTTCTTAGTTGCGATCCTGAGGCTGCCATCCTCAAGCTCTACAACGTAGACTCCTCTCCACCTGTCATGCTCTCTAACGCTTACAACCTCAACCACAGGTCCTCACCTCCCTATCTCCTGCCTCCTCTTCTCCTCCTAGGCGGGCGGCCCCTCCTGGGCGGTCTTGCCCTCCTGGGCTGGGGCGGCTTTTCCTCCCTCTTCCTCTTCGGCGGCTTGGCGTATATCTTCTTGATCTCGGCTATCCTCCTCCTGAGCTCCTCCCTAAGCTTATCCCCGATGAATCTGCCTGTGAAGGCGTCGACCTTAGCGGCGATTGCTAGCTTGGCGGCTAAGGCCCTGGCTATCTTGCCCCGCTGCCACTTGGGGCTCCTATGTATATCCGGGTACTGGAATATGATGCCATGCTTCGGCGGCTTGCCGCCTGTCCTTAGCGCCCTGAAGAGGGCCTTCTCAGCGCCTAGGACCTGGATAGTGCTCGCAGGCATCCTGGCGAGCTTGTCGAGGCCTCCCGCAAGGCTTATCAGCCTGGCGCCGAGGAGCGGGCCCACGAGGGCGGTTATGTTTGGTGCAACCTCGTTCATAACCTGCTCAATATACTCCGTAAGCCTGCGCCTGAGCTGGTAGAGCTCACTGGTTATCCTCGCCAGGGTCTGGACAGCCTGTATGTCTATCTCGGATAGATCTGCCCCTATGCTCTGCTTAGCCGCCTCTGCTATGCGCCTGGCCTTCTCCTCGCTGAAGCCTAGGTCTACCAGCCTTTCCACCGTTATGTTGTCCCTGTGTCCTACGGCGGAGACTATCTTGACATAATCCTCGTGCTCCCTGACTAGGTCGTTCAGCTCTGGGAAGTGGATGCTGTACCACTCCCTAAGCCTTGCGACGAAGAGGTTCACTGTCTTGTCTATATCGTCTATAGCTCTGATCGCCTGGGCCGCGAGCATGTCCCTCTTCTGTGCCGCTCCACGGAGCTTCCTCCTAGTATACTCGACTTCAACCTCATAGAGCCAGCTGAGAGCGTCATCCTCGCTGCCGAAGAAGCCTAGCTCCACCCCCAAGCTTACAAGTCTCTCCCTCGCAGACAGAGCAACGTTATTCCCGGGCTCTACCTTGACGCTCAAACCAAGCTTAGAGAAGTGTCTAGCCGTATCCTCGCTCTCGACAACAAGACTGCCAACACCGGATTCTACAAGCTTCTTGCCAAGCTTCTCATGGGCTAGTGTAAAACCCTCCTCCTCAAGCCTCAAAGCCTCGGTAACGGCCTCATCCACACTTCGCGGGAAAAGCTCGTACTCCTCAATACTGCCGTCATCTCTGAGAGCTACAGGACCTATAGCCAGGTCAGCAATATACACCCTGCCACCTTCGCCCAAGCCAGCTAGCACCCCTGACTTATACCAAAACTAAACGTCTATCGTGGAAATTTAAAAATGGAAATAGGCAGGGGCTAGCGCTGGGGAATAGCTTGCTAGGACGCGGTACAGTTTAAATAGCCCTGAAACAGGATTAGACTAGGATTGGGGAAGATCCATGGGCACGCACGGTAGCCTAACAAAGGCTGGGAAAGTCAGGAAACAGACACCCCGCCTACCAGCCAAGCAGAAAAAGAACTATCCGCCCAGGCTGAAGAACAGGCTGAAGTATCAGGTTAGGATAGAGAAGGTGGCTTCAGCCAGGGCCTGATGGGGTCTCGAGACCCCCCGGCATAGCAAAACTGTTTTAGACAACAGCAGCTTTCTAGCTATAAGGGAAATCCTCTTCCTCTTCTTCTGGGTAAATTCTAGCAGCGGACATGAATAGTTGGCAATAGATTATCCCTTTTAGGCTCTACTGGAGGTCTCTGGAGGTGGGTTTACCCTGGCTGAAACCTCGTCTAACTACTATGGATACAAGGGTGTTGTAGCCAAGCTCCTCAGTAAAGCCGGTGCTAAACCTGGCGATGTAGTGGAGGTTAGGAGGGGGGACGGCTCTGTTTTTAGGGGAGTCCTCATGCCCAAACATGAAACATCCCATCCCGATACTGTTGTCATCAAACTTGGGAACGGGTATAACATAGGTGTTCTCGTTGGTGAGGGCGACGATATTGTCGTTAAGGGTAGTCTGAGGCCGGGTACACCAGGGGCGCTAGTCCCCCTTCTGGAGGAGCCTCTACAACCCGCGGAGGAGAGGGTTTATATAATTGGCGCGGGCGGGACTATAGCTAGCCGTGTCGACTATGAGACTGGCGCTGTCAAGCCTTATCTAGATGCTTCTGAGCTCGCAACCACAATTCCGGAGCTCCAGAGATACGCCTCTATCGAGGCTGAGCAGCTCTTCTCTATACTGAGCGAGGATATGAAGCCGAGTATGTGGGAGGCTATAGTCGATAGGGCTGCAAGGGTCCTTGAGGCAGGTTATGATGGCGTGGTTGTAGCACACGGCACCGATACAATGGCTTTCACAGCCTCTGCACTCTCCTTCGCCTTCCACAAGGGGCTGCCGAGCCCGGTTATACTCACGGGTAGCCAGAGGAGTAGCGACAGGCCTAGCAGCGATGCCGCCTTCAACCTCACAGCCTCTGTGCTCGCGGCTTCACGGGCCCCCTTCGCCGAGGTGGCGGTTGTGATGCACGGCGAAACGGGTGACACATATGCGCTGGCCCACAGGGGTGTTAGAGTTAAAAAGATGCACTCCAGCAGAAGGGACGCGTTCCAGAGCGTCAACGACAAGCCCTTGGCCAGGATCTACCCCTTCGAAGGCAGGGTCGAGATGCTGCGGGACGACTATAGAAGGAGGGGCGAGTCGGGCCTCGAGGTCGACAACGGGTTTGAGGAGCGGGTAGCGCTGGTAAAACATTTCCCAGGGTTAATCAGCGAGGTTATAGATGCGCTGCTCGACAGGGGGTTCAAGGGCATAGTCGTTGAGGGCACCGGGTTCGGCCATGTAAGTAGCGACGCTATAAAGTCGATCGAGAGAGCTAGAGACCAGGGAGTCCCAATAGTCATCACGACGCAGACCGTATTCGGCCGTGTAAACTTAAACGTGTACAGCACTGGGAGGAAGATGCTAGCCGCGGGCGCCATACCCGCGGGCGACATGACCAGCGAGGCTGCCTATGCGAAGCTCTCCTGGATATTGGCTAGAACCCGGGAGCTGGAGGTGGTTAGGAAGATGTTCCAAAGAAATCTCGCTGGAGAGGTTAGCGAGAGGCACATACTGAGGCTATACCGCCATATAGGAGGTGTCTAACCGTGTCTCGCATAGACTACAGGTCTATCGGCCTCAAGGTTGGCCTTGAGATACACCAGCAGCTAGACACTAGGGAGAAGCTTTTCTGCAGCTGCCCCGCCGAGCTTGGAGAGGAGGAGCATGACGAGTTCGTGAGGCAGCTTAGGCCCACGAGGAGCGAGCTGGGCGACGTCGACCCCGCAGCCCTCTTCGAGTGGAGGAAAGGGAGGCTCTACATATACCAAGCCCCCCTTAACCACTCCTGCCTTGTAGAGGCCGACGAGGAGCCGCCCCACCCTATAAACAGGGAGGCTGTAGCGGTGGCTGTGGCAGTTGCCAAGGCACTGGGATCAGCAATAGTCGACGAGGTTCACGTGATGAGGAAGACTGTGATAGATGGGAGCAACACGAGCGGCTTCCAGAGGACGGCTATAGTGGCGCTCGGCGGCTCCATCAGGGTGGGCAGTAAGGAGGTGCCCATAGAGACTATAGTTATTGAGGAGGACGCGGCGAGGAAGGTGGGGGAGAAGGGTAGATACGTTGTATACAGGCTTGACAGGCTTGGCATACCGCTGATAGAGATAGCGACGGCGCCAGTTATAGAGAGCCCCGGGGAGGCGAGGGAAGTGGCTCTGGCTATAGGAACCATGCTCAGGCTGACAGGGAAGGTTAAGAGGGGGTTGGGGACGATACGCCAGGACCTCAACGTCAGTATACGGGGAGGGGCTAAGACAGAGATTAAGGGTGTGCAGAGGCTAGAGCTTATACCTAGAGTCATAGAGTACGAGGTCCTGAGGCAGCTGAGCCTGCTTAGGATAAGGGATATGCTGAGGGAGAGGGGGGTCTCTAGGGAAGAGCTGGAGAATGTAGAGCCTGTGGACGTGTCCAGCCTGCTGGCCGGTTCTAAGAGCAGGGTTATAAAGAAAGTCCTGTCTAGCGGGGGCAAGGTGATAGCCGTGAAACTACCTAGGATGAAGGGTATAATCGGCATGGAGATCATGCCGGGCAGGCGGTTTGGGACGGAGCTTGCCGACTACGCCAGATTCTGGGGGGGCGTTGGCGGCATCATACATAGTGACGAGCTCCCGGGGTATGGTATAACCGGGGATGAGGTAGAGAAGATATATGAAGCGGTTGGAGGGGATCCAGGGGTTGACGCGTTCGCTCTTGTTGCTGACAAGCCTTCGAACGCTTTGAGAGCCGCTAGAGCTGTTCTGGAGAGGGTTGCAGCCGCTCTCGAGGGTGTGCCGGAGGAGACGAGGGCGGCGTTGGAGGATGGCACGACGAGGTATCTGAGGCCGAGGCCAGGTAGTGCCAGGATGTATCCCGAGACCGATATACCCCCGCTTAGGATAGACGAGAATATACTATCCATGGCCGAGCCTCTGGTGCCGGAGCCTCCAGAGGTTGTTGCGATGAGGCTAAAGAAGGAGTACGGCCTCTCAGACCAGCTCGCATGGGAGGTGATAAGGGATGAGAGATACAGGCTTATAGTGAGCCTCCTGGAGAAATACCGTGGAACGCTGGAGCCAAGCTACGTAGCTGGCTTCTTCGTTGTAGTGCTACGGGGTCTGGAAGGCGAGGGTGTGGAGGTGTGGAAGGTTGATGACGCGATCCTCGAAAAGATCCTCGATATGGTGGCCCAGGGGGAGATAGCCAGGGAGGCTGCAGCAGAGCTTGTCAAGTACCTAGCTAACAACCCCGGCTCCACTGTGGAAGAGGCTGTTGAGAAGCTGGGGCTAAGGAGGCTTTCAAGAGAGGAGGTCGAGCGCATCGTAGACGAGATAGTTGGAGGGCTGAGAGAAGAGATACTGAAGAGAGGCGAAAAGGCTGTGGGGCTTGTGATGGGAAGGGCCATGGCTAAGCTGAGGGGGCGGGCTGACGGGAGGCTGGTCTCCGAGATAGTCTCTAGAAAGATAAGGGAGATTCTAGACTCGGATGGAAAGGGCTAGGCGAAAAGGCCTCGGCAATCGCTCCCCCAGACATAGGCCCTCTAGGGCCTTTCTTAAAGGCCAATTATCCTCATCGGCCTAGACAGACTGCATCACCCTCTACTCTCCCTACTACCCCCCTAGCTTATAGGCAGTAGGAACACTCCCAACGTTACTATGGCTAGAGTTATTACAATTAATATTATGCTGTGTATGAAGCCCGCTCCTATAGTACCTTCTCTTATCTTACCGGCCATAAGCCCCATCATCCAGGAGTTCAGCATCACGCCTATAGCGAGTATAAGGCCGACCACACCTATGTTCTCCGGCACGGCGACAACAGATGTCTCACCCCCGGGGTTGACGACCTGCAGGGTCTTTATGGTGTAGCCCAGCATGACAAGTGTAGATGCGGCCACGATTATTGCACCGAGATATGGCATTATTATATAGATCCTAGTCCTCTTCCTGAATTCGTCCTGAATACTGACTAGACCGTATGTGTACCTCGCCAGGGCGTCAAGCACCTCGGGGCTCCCACCACCCACGCTTATAGAGTCCACCAGGAATCTTAGGGCTGAGAGTGAAGCCCAGTCCTTAATTCTCCGGACCGAACGCCTGACAGAGTCTTCGAGGGACATGCCTAGCTGGAGGCTTGTGGCTATACGCCTGACCACCTTGGTAAGAGGCCCGTAGTCTCTGGCGGAGAGGCTTATTATACTCTGCTCGGGGCTGAGCCCGGTCTTCCTAGTCTCTGCAATGTCTCTGAGGAAGTTTGACATGGCCAATCCTATACCCTTGTTGGCTCTAGTTACGTTGAAGTGAGATACAGCCGGGGGGATGCTAACTACTATTAGGTAGAGCCCGGCGAGCCCCGATATTCTGAGTATGTCCGCCTTCGTAGGATCTTTACCAGCCAGGATACTGTTAACGCCTGAGAGGGCGTAAACAACGGGAAGTAATGCCAGTGCTAGGGGAAGGCTATAGATAGCCAACGCTACCAGGTGTCCTTAATCTGGATAGGCTCCTTGGGCCTGGCTCTGTCTACTAGCAAGAGCATGATTACGTTTATAGTCGGAAGCACCAGGAAGCTGTAGAGTATGAGCTGCGTTGTGCTGGCATACTGTGCCGATGCCACTCCACCTAGGTTACCATGGAACACACTGCTTATTGTGAAGAATATGTAGAACACTATGGTTGCTATGACAGCTACAACGAGATATATCTCTAGGTATAGTGTCATCCTCTCAGCTAGGAGCCTTATATCGTTTAGACGCCTCTCGAAAAGATCCTGCGTCCTTATCTCAAGATAGTGGATCACGTCCGACCCTACCTTCACTGCAGTGGTGTAGCCTAGTATGAAGTCTCTGAACACGCTGCTTGGGCTATCTAGGACATGCTCTTCCAAAGCGTCCAGGGGATTCTTGCCGAGAAGCCTTATTTTAGTCCTTATCATTTCCGCCTCTTCTCTCAACGCCTTAAATATTTTCAGGCTAGCAACCCTGTCTATAACCAGGCTAACTGGAACCCCGCCCCTCCCCATTATCGAGAGATAGGCAGCGAAAAACGGCAGCTCCGTTTCTATACCCTCCTTTCTTGAGCCGGTTTTGAGCGAGGGATACATAAGACCCGCTGCAAAAACCATGAAGGGAGCAGAGAGAGCTATCAAGACTACTATCGCTTTAACAATTATGGAGAAACCGCTGAGTAGGGTCCAGAAGGAGAAGTAGACGCCGAGGAGGAACACTGCTGTGGATAATAGGAGCAGGCGAGACATATACATGACGGGGTAAACCTGGATACCAGCTATCTTTAGGTTCCTCTCGAGTTCGAACGTTTTTACAAGCCTTACAGCCAGCCACGAGAAGTAGTTGTAAGCTATATAGTCTACTATGTCCGAGAAGGTAACCCTGACTTCGGCCCTATACACTGCCTCCCCTTCTCTTTTCCTCCTCCTCAACCTGCGGGCTAGTGGTATGCGATCCAGTATCGACAAACCATCACAACCCCCGTATGTACCATAGCCTCGCCGGCCGGTGGCGTTGTTAAATTAACTCGGTTTTCAGCTCTTTCGCCGCCCTCTCATAAACGTCGTCTGGACTGTAGTAGTACTTGAAGATTATTGGCGCAACCTCCCTGTATCGCCTTATTCCGCTTTTTGCCATCCATAGGAGGACAAGCTTTCTTCTTTCAATCTCGGCGAGGACCTCGTCTTTAGTAAGGCCGACAAGTTTACCTATCTCAGCTATAGCAACGCTCTTCTCCATGAAATGCTCGTGCTCTTTGGTGAAGGGGTTCCATCTGGCCACCTCTATAGCGTCTTCGCTAGAGGGCCCCGTAATCTCCCAGACATCGGTGACTTTACGCGCTATCCTATGGCCCTCTGGGCTCGCCGGGTCGGGGAGCCTAACCCTCTTGACAGCCAGGGCGAACTTGACCAGGGGTATGTAGCCTTCCGGTATGTTCAT from Aeropyrum pernix K1 encodes:
- a CDS encoding 30S ribosomal protein S30e, coding for MGTHGSLTKAGKVRKQTPRLPAKQKKNYPPRLKNRLKYQVRIEKVASARA
- a CDS encoding type II secretion system F family protein, with protein sequence MAIYSLPLALALLPVVYALSGVNSILAGKDPTKADILRISGLAGLYLIVVSIPPAVSHFNVTRANKGIGLAMSNFLRDIAETRKTGLSPEQSIISLSARDYGPLTKVVRRIATSLQLGMSLEDSVRRSVRRIKDWASLSALRFLVDSISVGGGSPEVLDALARYTYGLVSIQDEFRKRTRIYIIMPYLGAIIVAASTLVMLGYTIKTLQVVNPGGETSVVAVPENIGVVGLILAIGVMLNSWMMGLMAGKIREGTIGAGFIHSIILIVITLAIVTLGVFLLPIS
- a CDS encoding hypothetical protein (functions along with aFIB and aL7a; guides 2'-O-methylation of ribose to specific sites in RNAs), translating into MGEGGRVYIADLAIGPVALRDDGSIEEYELFPRSVDEAVTEALRLEEEGFTLAHEKLGKKLVESGVGSLVVESEDTARHFSKLGLSVKVEPGNNVALSARERLVSLGVELGFFGSEDDALSWLYEVEVEYTRRKLRGAAQKRDMLAAQAIRAIDDIDKTVNLFVARLREWYSIHFPELNDLVREHEDYVKIVSAVGHRDNITVERLVDLGFSEEKARRIAEAAKQSIGADLSEIDIQAVQTLARITSELYQLRRRLTEYIEQVMNEVAPNITALVGPLLGARLISLAGGLDKLARMPASTIQVLGAEKALFRALRTGGKPPKHGIIFQYPDIHRSPKWQRGKIARALAAKLAIAAKVDAFTGRFIGDKLREELRRRIAEIKKIYAKPPKRKREEKPPQPRRARPPRRGRPPRRRRGGRR
- a CDS encoding fibrillarin-like rRNA/tRNA 2'-O-methyltransferase, with protein sequence MVEVVSVREHDRWRGVYVVELEDGSLRIATKNLVPGQRVYGERIFRYNGEEYREWNAYRSKLAAALLKGLIELPVKEGDRILYLGIASGTTASHMSDIIGPRGRIYGVEFAPRVMRDLLTVVRDRRNIFPILGDARFPEKYRHLVEGVDGLYADVAQPEQAAIVVRNARFFLRDGGYMLMAIKARSIDVTTEPSEVYKREIKTLMDGGLEIKDVVHLDPFDRDHAMIYAVMRR
- the aspS gene encoding aspartate--tRNA(Asn) ligase, yielding MLKDRFIADIIASKESLVGGRVRVCGWAYRIRDLGRLKFILVRDRSGVIQATVKRGESPEDALRAAEDLKLESVVCVEGELRQAPTREGVEVKVERLEVLSTPVEPLPLEVEGSEKASLPTRLKYRWLDIRNPMVSAIFELEAMVAKVFRDYYWSQGFVEIFTPKIVAAGTESGAEVFPVVYFDKTAFLAQSPQFYKQFAVIAGLERVFEIGPVFRAEPHHTSRHLNEYHSLDIEVGFIESYNDVMNYVEGFMRAIVRMLEEDGRRVLELYGVELPRIPASGIPKIPLRKAYEILEEKYGKKVEYGEDLDSEGERLMGAYAGEELDSDFVFIVEYPWKVRPFYTMRKDDEPSWTYSFDLLYRGLEIVTGGQREHRYHRLLENLRDKGLDAESFQFYLDFFKHGAPPHGGAGMGLERIVMQTLKLENIREARMLPRDTERITP
- the gatD gene encoding Glu-tRNA(Gln) amidotransferase subunit GatD, encoding MAETSSNYYGYKGVVAKLLSKAGAKPGDVVEVRRGDGSVFRGVLMPKHETSHPDTVVIKLGNGYNIGVLVGEGDDIVVKGSLRPGTPGALVPLLEEPLQPAEERVYIIGAGGTIASRVDYETGAVKPYLDASELATTIPELQRYASIEAEQLFSILSEDMKPSMWEAIVDRAARVLEAGYDGVVVAHGTDTMAFTASALSFAFHKGLPSPVILTGSQRSSDRPSSDAAFNLTASVLAASRAPFAEVAVVMHGETGDTYALAHRGVRVKKMHSSRRDAFQSVNDKPLARIYPFEGRVEMLRDDYRRRGESGLEVDNGFEERVALVKHFPGLISEVIDALLDRGFKGIVVEGTGFGHVSSDAIKSIERARDQGVPIVITTQTVFGRVNLNVYSTGRKMLAAGAIPAGDMTSEAAYAKLSWILARTRELEVVRKMFQRNLAGEVSERHILRLYRHIGGV
- a CDS encoding DUF61 family protein → MTQGRVSKKYIETRYRETAKRLAQNIPRETVTLYEASRGRLTITLHSGEAHTLDKEEVERILEAAPPYFWKLARIPIVLRYEKTPSGVARYVVQGDSWQRRLVEIIVRGDYTPQGLHELTVSQFQRIAARYRSIFFVTISP
- the gatE gene encoding Glu-tRNA(Gln) amidotransferase subunit GatE, yielding MSRIDYRSIGLKVGLEIHQQLDTREKLFCSCPAELGEEEHDEFVRQLRPTRSELGDVDPAALFEWRKGRLYIYQAPLNHSCLVEADEEPPHPINREAVAVAVAVAKALGSAIVDEVHVMRKTVIDGSNTSGFQRTAIVALGGSIRVGSKEVPIETIVIEEDAARKVGEKGRYVVYRLDRLGIPLIEIATAPVIESPGEAREVALAIGTMLRLTGKVKRGLGTIRQDLNVSIRGGAKTEIKGVQRLELIPRVIEYEVLRQLSLLRIRDMLRERGVSREELENVEPVDVSSLLAGSKSRVIKKVLSSGGKVIAVKLPRMKGIIGMEIMPGRRFGTELADYARFWGGVGGIIHSDELPGYGITGDEVEKIYEAVGGDPGVDAFALVADKPSNALRAARAVLERVAAALEGVPEETRAALEDGTTRYLRPRPGSARMYPETDIPPLRIDENILSMAEPLVPEPPEVVAMRLKKEYGLSDQLAWEVIRDERYRLIVSLLEKYRGTLEPSYVAGFFVVVLRGLEGEGVEVWKVDDAILEKILDMVAQGEIAREAAAELVKYLANNPGSTVEEAVEKLGLRRLSREEVERIVDEIVGGLREEILKRGEKAVGLVMGRAMAKLRGRADGRLVSEIVSRKIREILDSDGKG